The following coding sequences are from one Tissierella sp. window:
- a CDS encoding DUF1444 family protein, translating into MDGKDRVYVAKGAMSVSVPLHPMYQEYQMVGYQENLNNYKKIITDILNSYKFKLDLNNVYPLIKSKSFKIQKEYICEDLFCDLSVYWVTDFEDVFRFVSTEDMESANIDINTLKIESRNNLNKMTNPLVRLDNSHKIYTLRFDTDYAATLFLSENIQEQIKRKIGNDILFCMPSSMTLLCAKYQKLSYKTYTHILKQLIAIDNDVNKISDKIYRRNKDGKYSIIA; encoded by the coding sequence ATGGATGGAAAAGATAGAGTATATGTGGCTAAAGGGGCAATGAGTGTATCAGTTCCATTGCATCCAATGTATCAAGAATATCAAATGGTTGGGTATCAGGAAAATCTCAATAATTATAAAAAGATAATTACTGATATACTAAATTCTTACAAATTTAAGTTAGATTTAAATAATGTATATCCCTTGATAAAATCTAAGTCATTTAAGATTCAAAAAGAATATATATGTGAAGATTTATTCTGTGATTTATCGGTATATTGGGTTACGGATTTTGAGGATGTTTTTCGATTTGTTTCTACTGAAGATATGGAAAGTGCTAATATTGATATAAACACTCTAAAAATTGAGAGTCGCAATAATCTTAACAAAATGACAAACCCATTGGTTCGGTTGGATAATTCACATAAAATCTATACTCTTCGATTTGATACCGATTATGCAGCAACCCTCTTTCTATCTGAAAATATACAGGAACAAATCAAACGAAAAATAGGTAATGACATTCTCTTTTGTATGCCTTCCTCTATGACTTTACTTTGTGCAAAGTATCAAAAACTCTCTTATAAAACTTATACCCACATATTAAAGCAACTGATTGCAATTGATAATGATGTGAATAAAATATCGGATAAAATATATAGAAGGAATAAAGATGGAAAATACTCCATAATTGCTTAA
- a CDS encoding DEAD/DEAH box helicase translates to MILLINKGDYFKIEGVDAIEFQKQIKTLKNQILHGNNKDRFLVINGEAGSGKTIYSEQALAELVQQDKKAIFVRKFVEDCQGSAMRINRYCKKEVANAIHAENYQDYKDMLDDYHILIITHKRYTDLSKNKSERRRFAENREVLIIDEEIDMLEEMTYTMQRIEEFDGMLERGIIRDLYTVCTREIESFLRTNKTKTFFKTSIDVSQELKQLKKLIKNSRLREFVKAKNFVFDDNIETAIITKEEKDILLTKSDFINEIEVLENFINRTCYVENTHMYSFDRKIKFWKLENNIILDASASINSICQVGKQFNLQKDKKVINHSNWTMNVINQNSSKSNKEKTENLYDVINNEIANIEILGMFEKTLVIGAKDEQKHIKSSHSTDYNWFGNITGKNDWKDFTRIFLIHNPQFAFHTYIAKYQIYAGENSLLNESLGILRDGQVVRFMSEKLEKLRQTTIAAEIYQAIKRINRLNRDDAEVYLMNHDTEIINLVISQFQNIQVHEYQLEKEIKYKESKMDKYNKRRKENSYATAFIHLLSTLDKGKYKKKQLRELIGYKNNNTFARDVLNRIEVAEFMVANNIIAKGQSIFVN, encoded by the coding sequence TTGATACTCTTGATAAACAAAGGGGATTATTTCAAAATCGAAGGTGTCGATGCAATTGAATTTCAAAAACAAATTAAAACATTAAAAAATCAGATTTTACATGGTAATAATAAAGATAGATTTTTAGTTATCAATGGTGAAGCAGGTTCAGGTAAAACTATTTATAGCGAGCAAGCACTTGCTGAATTAGTACAACAAGATAAAAAAGCAATCTTTGTTAGAAAGTTTGTGGAAGATTGTCAAGGTTCTGCAATGCGTATCAATAGATATTGTAAAAAGGAAGTAGCCAATGCTATACATGCAGAAAACTATCAAGATTACAAAGATATGTTAGACGATTATCATATTCTAATTATCACACATAAAAGATATACAGATTTAAGTAAAAATAAATCAGAGAGAAGAAGATTTGCTGAAAACAGAGAAGTGTTAATCATTGATGAAGAAATCGATATGTTGGAAGAGATGACATATACGATGCAGCGAATAGAAGAATTCGATGGAATGCTTGAGCGTGGTATTATAAGAGATTTATACACGGTTTGCACTAGAGAAATAGAAAGTTTTTTACGAACAAATAAAACAAAAACCTTTTTTAAAACATCTATTGACGTAAGTCAGGAACTTAAACAATTAAAGAAATTAATAAAAAATAGTAGACTAAGAGAATTTGTTAAAGCCAAAAACTTCGTCTTTGATGACAATATTGAAACAGCCATCATTACCAAAGAAGAAAAAGATATTCTCCTAACTAAATCAGATTTTATAAACGAAATTGAAGTGTTGGAGAATTTCATCAATCGTACTTGCTATGTGGAAAACACACATATGTATTCTTTCGATAGAAAAATTAAATTCTGGAAATTAGAAAATAATATAATCCTTGATGCAAGTGCGTCAATCAATAGTATCTGTCAAGTAGGAAAACAGTTTAATCTTCAAAAGGATAAAAAGGTAATCAACCATAGTAATTGGACAATGAATGTCATAAACCAAAATTCAAGTAAAAGTAATAAAGAAAAGACAGAAAATCTATACGATGTAATCAACAATGAAATTGCCAACATAGAGATATTGGGAATGTTTGAAAAGACATTGGTTATTGGGGCAAAAGATGAACAAAAACATATAAAATCTTCTCATTCTACAGATTACAATTGGTTCGGAAATATCACAGGAAAAAATGATTGGAAGGATTTTACAAGAATATTCCTCATCCACAACCCTCAATTTGCTTTCCACACATATATCGCCAAATACCAAATCTACGCAGGTGAAAACTCTTTACTAAATGAAAGTCTAGGAATACTACGAGATGGGCAAGTGGTTAGATTTATGAGTGAAAAATTAGAAAAGTTGCGACAAACCACCATTGCTGCTGAAATTTATCAGGCTATAAAAAGAATTAATCGACTAAATAGAGATGATGCTGAAGTATATTTGATGAACCATGATACTGAAATTATCAACCTTGTAATCAGTCAATTCCAGAACATTCAAGTGCATGAATACCAATTAGAAAAAGAGATAAAATACAAAGAAAGCAAAATGGATAAATACAACAAAAGAAGAAAAGAAAATTCTTACGCTACTGCATTTATTCATCTATTATCTACTCTAGATAAGGGGAAATATAAGAAAAAACAATTGAGAGAGTTAATTGGTTATAAGAACAATAATACATTCGCTAGAGACGTATTAAATAGGATTGAAGTTGCAGAGTTTATGGTAGCAAACAATATAATAGCAAAAGGACAAAGCATATTTGTAAATTAA
- a CDS encoding 23S rRNA (pseudouridine(1915)-N(3))-methyltransferase RlmH: protein MKITIISTEKVNSKYTKEAISEYSKRLSAFTKIEYIVSKNPTKDIPNNTYVIQINTKGKNITSEELAQKMDYITTHGQSHIVFLLNISLDISSDFSLAISPMEIGMDILPIVLYEQIYRAFTIISGKTYHK, encoded by the coding sequence ATGAAAATAACCATTATATCAACAGAAAAAGTAAACAGTAAATATACCAAGGAAGCCATAAGTGAATATTCAAAGCGTTTGAGTGCTTTTACAAAGATAGAATATATAGTATCGAAAAATCCAACGAAAGATATCCCAAATAATACTTATGTTATTCAAATTAATACCAAGGGAAAAAATATAACTTCCGAGGAATTAGCACAAAAAATGGATTATATAACAACCCATGGACAAAGCCACATTGTTTTTCTCCTGAATATCTCTTTAGACATCTCTTCCGATTTTTCTCTTGCTATTTCTCCAATGGAAATAGGAATGGATATATTACCCATTGTTCTCTATGAACAAATTTATCGAGCATTTACTATTATTTCAGGTAAAACTTATCATAAATGA
- a CDS encoding GNAT family N-acetyltransferase has translation MSIYYEIISDDKIHCIENLCNELMAYQKSKSSIHPEWFDNMSFETRMIPSFNSAKANFIIVAKDDNEIVGYAYSNICPKHTYSGGFATLESVDFFDFDSVKHDDVGCISQFYIKEDYRNLGIGTILFTNSMDWLNSFKSINDIFIFVSNGNNNALKFYLDKGFKISHQILDGFITVLRSI, from the coding sequence ATGAGCATATATTATGAAATTATTTCTGATGATAAAATTCATTGTATAGAAAATCTATGCAATGAATTAATGGCTTATCAAAAATCTAAATCATCTATCCATCCCGAGTGGTTTGATAATATGTCTTTTGAAACCCGAATGATTCCTTCTTTCAATAGCGCTAAAGCTAACTTTATAATAGTAGCTAAAGATGATAATGAAATTGTTGGATATGCATATAGTAACATTTGTCCTAAGCATACATATTCTGGTGGATTTGCTACTCTGGAATCTGTTGATTTCTTCGACTTTGATTCTGTTAAGCATGATGATGTAGGTTGTATTTCTCAATTTTATATAAAGGAAGATTATCGTAACTTAGGCATTGGTACAATTTTGTTCACAAATAGTATGGATTGGCTAAACTCATTTAAATCAATTAATGATATATTCATCTTTGTGTCTAACGGGAACAATAATGCATTAAAATTCTATCTAGATAAAGGCTTTAAAATAAGCCATCAAATACTAGATGGCTTTATTACAGTATTAAGAAGTATATAA
- a CDS encoding helix-turn-helix domain-containing protein — MYNKPTGFDMIIPERIIITSTKDFLPKEVKTEHWSDIMSNKTIYKSRLNNCPLTFALNLISGKWRLPIIWLLNKNGTMRYNELKRCIDGITNMMLTQSLKELESYGIIKREQFMEVPPRVEYSLTDNGENLIPALRGLADWGSKMAINENQSCSEKVNHIISREN; from the coding sequence ATGTATAATAAACCTACAGGATTTGATATGATTATACCAGAAAGAATTATTATTACAAGTACGAAGGATTTTCTGCCTAAGGAAGTAAAAACTGAGCATTGGAGTGATATTATGAGCAACAAAACAATATATAAGAGTAGACTTAATAACTGTCCATTAACTTTTGCTTTAAATCTTATCAGTGGAAAATGGAGACTACCTATAATTTGGTTATTAAATAAAAATGGAACTATGAGATATAATGAATTAAAAAGATGTATCGATGGGATTACAAATATGATGCTGACTCAATCACTAAAAGAATTAGAATCATATGGAATCATAAAACGAGAGCAGTTTATGGAAGTACCACCTAGGGTTGAGTATTCTCTGACTGATAATGGAGAAAATCTTATTCCAGCTCTTAGAGGACTTGCTGACTGGGGGAGTAAAATGGCAATTAATGAAAACCAAAGTTGTAGTGAAAAGGTGAACCATATCATAAGTAGAGAAAATTGA
- a CDS encoding GGDEF domain-containing protein, translating into MNKENLRLLQQRVTLLRSEGKYKETIESCYYLLKCGIESNDYKSILTAHINNAASYYCIGDLEEAFKSIDSYDRVCSKYGDDSDKLNLYNTLFVLYEYNNDYYKAKETLIKSIDLGKKLEKYNIVSNAYSNYSHILINELNYKEALEMGKIGLEMAKLHKPASMILKIRVQLNIILAQIGLKNFDVSGQLLEQIINDPILDSFIREKVQCHILQGEWYSNQNLYMEAFKSLTYAKELVESYDDLYLLKEIQEKRCKMCELMNDIPQGYLVQREYIELLNLINEKKLAITALKLDIKHNIAAIERKANTDYLTGLYNRSYLEAATTDWLKEASVEKESIACIVFDIDNFKGINDKYGHLLGDDVIKQISKSCSSIISDHDLIGRYGGDEFVIVLRRSSLEDGYEIAKRLKHKLLNLNIKKSEKTIPINVSMGVADNLNGSILSFNDLFHLADMRLYKAKQNGKDQICAFG; encoded by the coding sequence ATGAATAAGGAAAATTTAAGATTGTTACAGCAAAGAGTAACTCTACTAAGGAGTGAAGGAAAGTATAAAGAAACAATTGAATCTTGTTATTATCTTCTTAAGTGTGGAATTGAATCGAATGACTATAAATCTATTTTAACTGCACATATTAATAATGCAGCATCATATTATTGTATTGGTGATTTGGAAGAGGCATTTAAAAGTATTGATTCATATGATAGGGTTTGTAGTAAATATGGTGATGATTCAGATAAATTGAATTTATACAATACCTTATTTGTGCTTTATGAGTATAATAATGATTATTATAAAGCAAAAGAAACACTTATAAAAAGTATTGATTTAGGGAAGAAGCTGGAGAAGTATAATATAGTAAGCAATGCATATAGCAACTACAGCCATATATTGATTAATGAATTAAACTATAAAGAAGCATTGGAAATGGGTAAGATAGGGCTAGAGATGGCCAAGTTACATAAACCAGCAAGTATGATTTTAAAAATTAGAGTTCAATTAAATATTATATTAGCTCAGATTGGGCTTAAAAACTTTGATGTTTCTGGACAATTATTAGAACAAATAATAAATGATCCAATCTTAGATTCATTCATAAGAGAGAAGGTTCAGTGTCATATATTACAAGGTGAATGGTATTCCAATCAAAACCTATACATGGAAGCATTTAAATCGTTAACTTATGCAAAGGAGTTAGTAGAAAGTTATGATGATTTATATCTATTAAAGGAGATCCAAGAGAAAAGATGCAAAATGTGTGAGCTAATGAACGATATCCCACAAGGATATTTAGTCCAAAGAGAGTATATAGAACTTCTCAACTTAATCAATGAAAAGAAACTAGCAATAACAGCTCTAAAACTTGATATCAAACATAATATTGCTGCTATAGAGAGGAAAGCTAATACTGATTACTTAACTGGCTTATATAATCGCAGCTACTTAGAAGCAGCTACAACTGATTGGTTAAAGGAAGCATCTGTAGAAAAGGAAAGTATAGCATGCATTGTATTTGATATAGATAATTTTAAAGGAATAAATGATAAGTATGGCCATCTTTTAGGCGATGATGTAATAAAACAAATAAGCAAATCTTGTTCTAGTATAATTAGTGACCATGATTTGATAGGTCGCTATGGAGGAGATGAGTTTGTTATTGTATTAAGACGATCATCTTTAGAAGATGGGTATGAAATAGCTAAAAGACTAAAACATAAATTACTAAACCTAAACATTAAAAAGAGCGAAAAAACTATCCCAATAAACGTTAGTATGGGTGTTGCAGATAATTTAAATGGTTCTATATTGTCTTTTAATGATTTGTTTCACCTTGCAGATATGAGACTTTATAAGGCAAAGCAAAATGGGAAAGACCAAATATGTGCTTTCGGGTAA
- the cysS gene encoding cysteine--tRNA ligase yields MISCCYLSNNIILFDNNNKSAFRDMIITISELATADLISAVLFLLDKGGYEMKFSVYNTLTGVKEEVIPVEEGRIKLYTCGPTVYNYAHIGNLRTYVFEDVLKKSMEYIGLEVKHVMNITDVGHLESDSDTGEDKMALGAIREKKTPWEIAKFYEVAFFKDCQLLNITEPTIVCRATEHVEDMINFIQILEKKGFTYIANGNVYFSIEKYPDYAKFANLSLEELEAGSRVDVDPFKKNPLDFVLWFTNSKFSNQIMQWESPWGIGFPGWHIECSAMSMKYLGDRIDIHCGGVDHIPVHHTNEIAQSESAIGHKWVSYWMHGEFLVLDNGKMSKSKGDFLTLSRLIEEGYNPLDYRHFCLQSRYRKQLLFSFESLTESQKAFKKLKSRIKNIVDGKVKGEKINKTNIKEYQDKFAAQIRDDLNIANAFTVLSEVIKDNMLNNTEKIYLIEDFDKVFSLNLTLDEGIINIENVDEEYIQKLILERNRAREEKNWARADEIRNVLLESDIELVDSKDNTTWKIMQS; encoded by the coding sequence ATGATATCTTGTTGTTATTTATCAAATAATATTATATTATTTGATAATAACAACAAGTCTGCGTTTAGAGATATGATAATAACAATATCAGAACTAGCAACTGCAGATTTAATATCTGCAGTTTTATTTTTGTTGGATAAGGGAGGATATGAGATGAAGTTTTCAGTGTATAACACTTTAACAGGAGTAAAAGAAGAGGTAATACCTGTAGAGGAAGGCAGGATAAAATTGTACACATGTGGGCCCACAGTATACAATTATGCCCATATAGGTAACCTGAGAACCTATGTTTTTGAAGATGTCCTAAAGAAGTCAATGGAGTACATAGGCTTAGAAGTCAAGCATGTTATGAATATAACAGATGTAGGACATTTAGAATCCGATTCAGATACAGGAGAAGATAAAATGGCTTTAGGAGCCATCAGAGAAAAGAAAACCCCTTGGGAAATAGCAAAATTTTATGAAGTGGCCTTTTTTAAGGACTGTCAACTTCTTAATATAACAGAGCCTACAATTGTATGTAGGGCTACAGAACATGTTGAGGATATGATTAACTTTATTCAAATACTGGAAAAGAAAGGCTTTACCTATATTGCCAATGGTAATGTATACTTTTCAATAGAAAAGTACCCAGACTATGCTAAGTTTGCTAATCTAAGTCTGGAAGAGCTTGAGGCAGGGAGTAGGGTTGATGTAGACCCATTTAAGAAAAATCCCCTTGATTTTGTACTATGGTTTACAAACTCAAAGTTTTCCAATCAAATAATGCAGTGGGAATCACCTTGGGGAATAGGTTTTCCAGGGTGGCATATTGAGTGTTCTGCCATGTCAATGAAGTATTTAGGAGATAGAATAGATATACACTGTGGAGGAGTAGATCATATCCCTGTGCATCATACAAATGAGATAGCTCAATCAGAAAGTGCTATAGGACACAAGTGGGTAAGCTACTGGATGCATGGAGAGTTCTTAGTACTTGATAATGGGAAAATGTCAAAATCAAAGGGAGATTTTTTAACTCTTTCTAGGCTTATTGAAGAAGGCTACAATCCTTTAGATTATAGGCATTTCTGCCTACAGTCTAGATATAGAAAACAGCTTTTATTTAGCTTTGAAAGTTTAACAGAATCTCAGAAAGCCTTTAAGAAACTAAAGAGCAGAATTAAAAATATAGTTGATGGCAAAGTAAAAGGGGAAAAAATTAATAAGACGAACATAAAAGAATATCAAGATAAATTTGCAGCGCAAATAAGAGATGACTTGAATATAGCGAATGCCTTTACTGTGTTATCTGAAGTTATAAAGGATAATATGTTAAATAACACAGAAAAGATTTATTTGATAGAGGATTTCGATAAAGTATTTTCCCTAAATCTTACTTTAGATGAAGGAATAATTAATATTGAGAATGTTGATGAAGAATATATTCAGAAACTTATTTTAGAGAGGAATAGAGCAAGAGAAGAAAAGAATTGGGCTAGAGCAGATGAAATACGAAATGTTCTTTTAGAAAGTGACATCGAATTAGTAGACTCGAAGGACAACACTACATGGAAGATTATGCAATCATGA
- a CDS encoding GNAT family N-acetyltransferase, with amino-acid sequence MEDYAIMIELKEITWENFWQIINLKSSESQSHLLPSNAIFMAQAYVNLKFKYPDVCFALYNQSQPVGFTKIVYVPKCEEPYHFLEDTYLIDAIMIDSNHQGEGYGKQALYQVLKYIESKPLGEAASIKLLCYDENIIAINIYKKAGFHKTDKFTDEEKRLRIYSRDMRNVI; translated from the coding sequence ATGGAAGATTATGCAATCATGATAGAATTGAAAGAAATAACATGGGAGAATTTCTGGCAAATCATAAATCTCAAATCAAGTGAATCCCAAAGTCATTTATTACCATCAAATGCTATTTTTATGGCTCAGGCTTATGTAAATTTGAAATTTAAGTACCCTGATGTGTGTTTTGCATTATACAACCAATCTCAGCCTGTTGGATTTACAAAAATAGTATATGTCCCTAAATGTGAGGAACCATATCATTTCTTAGAAGATACCTACCTGATTGATGCAATAATGATTGATAGTAATCACCAAGGTGAAGGTTATGGTAAACAGGCACTCTATCAAGTGCTAAAGTATATTGAGTCTAAACCATTAGGCGAAGCTGCCTCAATAAAACTATTATGCTATGATGAAAACATTATTGCTATTAATATTTATAAAAAAGCAGGTTTTCATAAAACTGATAAATTTACAGATGAGGAAAAGAGATTAAGGATTTATTCTAGGGATATGCGAAATGTTATTTAA
- a CDS encoding metal-dependent hydrolase, translating to MKLTNLGHSAFILEDKGFKAIIDPFISGNPLSTIELGEIQGITHVFITHGHGDHIGDSIELAKANDALVISNAEISDYLSSKGVKTHAMHIGGRYRFDFGTVKLTPALHGSGISTEEGMIYGGNPCGFVVEVNNKKIYHAGDTGLTMDMKLLEWENIDVALIPIGGNYTMDIYDAVIATEFIKPKLVIPMHYNTFQVIEADPNEFKEKNKICDTVILNIGESFEF from the coding sequence ATGAAACTTACAAATCTTGGGCATTCTGCTTTTATTCTAGAGGATAAAGGTTTTAAAGCTATAATTGATCCCTTTATTTCTGGGAATCCATTATCAACCATTGAATTAGGTGAAATTCAGGGAATTACACATGTATTTATCACACATGGACATGGTGATCATATAGGAGATAGTATAGAACTTGCCAAGGCTAATGATGCCCTTGTCATTAGCAATGCTGAAATATCAGATTATCTTTCAAGTAAAGGTGTAAAGACACATGCTATGCATATAGGTGGAAGATATAGATTTGATTTTGGGACAGTAAAACTTACTCCAGCTCTTCATGGCTCTGGAATCAGTACTGAAGAAGGTATGATATATGGAGGAAATCCATGTGGTTTTGTAGTTGAAGTAAATAATAAGAAGATTTATCATGCAGGTGATACTGGCTTAACTATGGATATGAAGTTATTAGAGTGGGAAAATATAGATGTAGCTCTTATTCCAATTGGTGGTAATTATACTATGGATATATATGATGCAGTCATTGCAACAGAATTTATAAAACCAAAACTTGTAATTCCAATGCACTATAATACATTCCAAGTTATAGAAGCAGATCCTAATGAATTTAAGGAAAAGAACAAAATCTGTGATACTGTTATATTAAATATTGGAGAATCCTTTGAGTTTTAA
- a CDS encoding pentapeptide repeat-containing protein: protein MNVIYDNRENLNARLFNSLKNDCQKCFGFCCVALYFSALEGFPIDKEAGKPCLNLQNDFSCGIHSSLIGKGLKGCTAYDCFGAGQKVAQVTYNGQDWRKVPESAQPMFEVFSIMRQLHEILWYLTVALFLKINTDIKDNLKHFINETEELTYLDDISLMKLDIDSHRDKINPILKNISEIVGNQVSRNQKMDLKCKKTIAGRLDLIGSDLRKSNLMGMDLRGAFLIAADLRGNDLSGTSLIGADLRDADIRGANLTESLFITQSQVNAAKGDSNTRLPEWIDYPKVWSKG, encoded by the coding sequence ATGAATGTGATATACGATAATAGAGAGAACCTTAATGCAAGATTATTCAATAGTCTAAAAAATGATTGCCAGAAATGTTTTGGATTTTGTTGCGTTGCCTTATATTTTTCAGCTTTAGAAGGCTTTCCAATTGACAAAGAAGCTGGTAAGCCTTGTTTAAATTTACAGAATGATTTTAGCTGCGGTATTCATAGTAGTCTTATAGGTAAAGGTTTAAAAGGGTGCACTGCTTATGACTGTTTTGGTGCCGGACAAAAAGTTGCTCAAGTTACATATAATGGACAGGATTGGCGTAAAGTTCCAGAATCAGCGCAACCAATGTTTGAAGTATTTTCCATTATGAGACAACTCCATGAAATACTATGGTATCTTACAGTAGCACTTTTCTTGAAAATAAATACTGATATAAAAGATAATCTGAAGCATTTCATAAATGAAACGGAAGAACTTACATATTTAGATGACATTTCCCTGATGAAATTAGACATAGATTCACATAGAGATAAGATTAACCCTATCCTCAAAAATATTAGTGAAATTGTTGGGAATCAAGTTTCTAGGAATCAAAAAATGGATTTAAAATGTAAAAAAACAATTGCTGGAAGACTGGATTTAATTGGTTCTGATTTAAGAAAATCTAATCTTATGGGGATGGATTTACGAGGAGCATTTCTTATTGCAGCAGACTTAAGAGGAAATGATTTGAGTGGTACAAGCCTAATTGGAGCTGACTTACGGGATGCTGATATAAGAGGTGCAAATCTTACAGAGAGCTTATTTATTACACAATCTCAAGTTAATGCTGCAAAGGGAGACTCTAATACAAGGCTACCGGAGTGGATAGATTACCCAAAGGTTTGGTCCAAAGGATAG
- a CDS encoding transglutaminase-like domain-containing protein, which yields MEDILKFYSEHGIMTNIETMKHMVADIPKNISSIVSIVQNIMLHQHWAERYGVELTDKRNEEPWIRSVEEKLIFLNNRGYNHVLDKKRIEDKILGICRDFSVMAAAFCIEAGIPARARCGFATYFDRGKYIDHWVLEYWNEDERRWVLVDPQLDDFQRKRLDISFNTLDVNDKYFITAPRAWLMCREGELNPDLFGILQYWGYDYLKTNLILDVNSLLKIPMQPWDLWEGYKKLPVSEWLENDFLIMDQLSRYDLNVDDDIETLYTFVQQNDEIRVPKDLGEVINMFE from the coding sequence GTGGAGGACATACTTAAATTTTATAGTGAACATGGTATAATGACAAATATAGAAACAATGAAGCATATGGTTGCAGATATACCAAAAAATATTTCAAGTATTGTATCAATTGTTCAAAATATTATGTTACACCAACACTGGGCTGAGAGGTATGGAGTAGAGTTGACGGACAAAAGAAATGAAGAGCCTTGGATTAGAAGTGTTGAAGAGAAACTGATATTTTTAAATAATCGAGGATATAATCATGTATTAGATAAAAAAAGGATAGAGGATAAAATACTTGGAATTTGCCGAGATTTTTCAGTAATGGCAGCAGCTTTTTGTATAGAAGCGGGTATTCCTGCTAGAGCCAGATGTGGATTTGCCACATACTTTGATCGTGGTAAATATATTGATCATTGGGTTCTTGAATATTGGAATGAAGATGAAAGACGATGGGTATTAGTAGATCCACAGCTTGATGACTTTCAACGAAAAAGACTAGATATATCTTTTAATACTCTAGATGTTAATGATAAATATTTTATAACTGCTCCAAGAGCTTGGCTGATGTGTAGAGAGGGAGAGTTAAACCCAGATTTATTTGGGATCTTACAATATTGGGGATATGATTACTTAAAGACCAATTTAATTCTTGATGTTAACTCACTACTTAAGATACCAATGCAGCCTTGGGACTTATGGGAAGGATATAAAAAGCTACCAGTATCGGAATGGTTAGAGAATGATTTTTTGATTATGGACCAATTATCGAGGTATGATTTAAATGTAGATGATGACATAGAGACTCTATACACTTTTGTCCAGCAAAATGATGAAATAAGGGTACCTAAGGATTTAGGTGAAGTTATAAATATGTTTGAATAG